Proteins encoded by one window of Juglans regia cultivar Chandler chromosome 15, Walnut 2.0, whole genome shotgun sequence:
- the LOC108991663 gene encoding NAC domain-containing protein 30-like isoform X2: MDQMESCVPPGFRFHPTEEELVGYYLRRRMNSLKIDLDVIVDIDLYKIEPWDIQAKCKLGYDERNEWYFFSHKDKKYPTGTRTNRATAAGFWKATGRDKAVLSKNLIIGMRKTLVFYKGRAPSGRKTDWIMHEYRLQTSENGPPQEEGWVVCRAFKKPSPNHRQGFEAWAHGYYHRDNSQVRLPAFSDLVGSTTNEEVNPNQAATFDDHQPIMINSVLQDQLVCSHGTNLLTNQLTELPQLDSPSTLSTSLATKEGNLQHKYGIALNEDFDDERSSITSHYIDWRNLDDLLSSQFSSTTATTNSFPHPNLPLIAQENEVLEAQNYNAGGHFLGCFPDL, translated from the exons ATGGATCAGATGGAGTCTTGTGTCCCACCAGGCTTTAGATTTCACCCAACAGAAGAAGAACTAGTGGGTTACTACCTGAGGAGAAGGATGAACTCTCTGAAAATCGATCTAGATGTTATTGTTGACATTGATCTCTACAAAATCGAGCCATGGGATATCCAAG CCAAATGCAAGCTAGGGTATGATGAAAGGAATGAGTGGTACTTTTTCAGTCACAAAGACAAAAAATACCCAACTGGAACACGTACTAACAGAGCCACTGCTGCCGGTTTCTGGAAGGCAACAGGAAGGGATAAGGCCGTGCTCTCAAAGAACCTAATCATAGGGATGAGAAAGACTTTGGTTTTCTACAAGGGAAGAGCACCCAGTGGTCGGAAAACCGACTGGATCATGCATGAATATAGGCTACAAACATCTGAAAATGGACCTCCTCAG GAAGAAGGATGGGTCGTGTGTAGGGCATTCAAGAAACCCAGTCCTAATCATAGACAAGGTTTTGAAGCTTGGGCTCATGGGTACTATCACAGAGATAACAGCCAAGTTAGACTTCCAGCATTTTCAGATTTAGTAGGCAGTACAACAAATGAAGAGGTTAATCCAAATCAAGCTGCAACTTTTGATGATCATCAACCTATCATGATCAATTCAGTACTTCAAGATCAGCTTGTTTGCAGCCATGGTACTAATCTTTTGACCAACCAACTGACTGAGCTACCGCAACTGGATAGCCCTAGTACTCTATCAACCAGTTTGGCAACAAAAGAAGGTAATTTACAGCACAAATATGGTATCGCCCTTAATGAAGATTTCGACGACGAAAGGAGCAGTATTACCAGCCATTACATTGACTGGAGAAATTTGGATGACTTGCTATCATCACAattcagtagtactactgccACAACTAATTCCTTTCCTCATCCAAACTTGCCTTTGATAGCCCAGGAAAATGAAGTGCTAGAAGCTCAAAATTACAATGCAGGTGGCCATTTCCTTGGGTGCTTTCCTGACTTGTAA
- the LOC108991663 gene encoding NAC domain-containing protein 30-like isoform X1, with translation MDQMESCVPPGFRFHPTEEELVGYYLRRRMNSLKIDLDVIVDIDLYKIEPWDIQAKCKLGYDERNEWYFFSHKDKKYPTGTRTNRATAAGFWKATGRDKAVLSKNLIIGMRKTLVFYKGRAPSGRKTDWIMHEYRLQTSENGPPQWQLQEEGWVVCRAFKKPSPNHRQGFEAWAHGYYHRDNSQVRLPAFSDLVGSTTNEEVNPNQAATFDDHQPIMINSVLQDQLVCSHGTNLLTNQLTELPQLDSPSTLSTSLATKEGNLQHKYGIALNEDFDDERSSITSHYIDWRNLDDLLSSQFSSTTATTNSFPHPNLPLIAQENEVLEAQNYNAGGHFLGCFPDL, from the exons ATGGATCAGATGGAGTCTTGTGTCCCACCAGGCTTTAGATTTCACCCAACAGAAGAAGAACTAGTGGGTTACTACCTGAGGAGAAGGATGAACTCTCTGAAAATCGATCTAGATGTTATTGTTGACATTGATCTCTACAAAATCGAGCCATGGGATATCCAAG CCAAATGCAAGCTAGGGTATGATGAAAGGAATGAGTGGTACTTTTTCAGTCACAAAGACAAAAAATACCCAACTGGAACACGTACTAACAGAGCCACTGCTGCCGGTTTCTGGAAGGCAACAGGAAGGGATAAGGCCGTGCTCTCAAAGAACCTAATCATAGGGATGAGAAAGACTTTGGTTTTCTACAAGGGAAGAGCACCCAGTGGTCGGAAAACCGACTGGATCATGCATGAATATAGGCTACAAACATCTGAAAATGGACCTCCTCAG TGGCAACTACAGGAAGAAGGATGGGTCGTGTGTAGGGCATTCAAGAAACCCAGTCCTAATCATAGACAAGGTTTTGAAGCTTGGGCTCATGGGTACTATCACAGAGATAACAGCCAAGTTAGACTTCCAGCATTTTCAGATTTAGTAGGCAGTACAACAAATGAAGAGGTTAATCCAAATCAAGCTGCAACTTTTGATGATCATCAACCTATCATGATCAATTCAGTACTTCAAGATCAGCTTGTTTGCAGCCATGGTACTAATCTTTTGACCAACCAACTGACTGAGCTACCGCAACTGGATAGCCCTAGTACTCTATCAACCAGTTTGGCAACAAAAGAAGGTAATTTACAGCACAAATATGGTATCGCCCTTAATGAAGATTTCGACGACGAAAGGAGCAGTATTACCAGCCATTACATTGACTGGAGAAATTTGGATGACTTGCTATCATCACAattcagtagtactactgccACAACTAATTCCTTTCCTCATCCAAACTTGCCTTTGATAGCCCAGGAAAATGAAGTGCTAGAAGCTCAAAATTACAATGCAGGTGGCCATTTCCTTGGGTGCTTTCCTGACTTGTAA